One window of Nymphaea colorata isolate Beijing-Zhang1983 chromosome 11, ASM883128v2, whole genome shotgun sequence genomic DNA carries:
- the LOC116264998 gene encoding uncharacterized protein LOC116264998: protein MASSSLCKLMVSRMANPLRIMCTTRAFSTIPAQEPEFAVGEEQEKQNKEKEKDDDKIYVHSPVFGDSSVAMPMSFMTGSIIGKRFYTEVTTRMADDGNGWTVMLDYRTLKTPSKRPLKLPTLALAKAVAAEWEYQETDGIRPFTMPLMRLACTALERVPLTRPKVIDNLMKKFHQDLVFCRAPDDNDLTSGISERQVEVIDPFFDWVEKEFGFRPLVYTSLFGGKQDDGLVAAVQDLLKKTNNWELASIDAMAAAAHSLLISLGIFRGHLQIEEAIKLIRLEEDMQVDKWGLVEGGHDVDIADLRVQISSAAALLGLSQLQ from the exons ATGGCCTCTTCTTCCCTTTGCAAGTTGATGGTCAGTCGAATGGCTAATCCACTCAGAATCATGTGTACTACTCGTGCTTTCTCCACCATACCTGCCCAAGAGCCAGAATTTGCTGTTGGGGAGGAACAGGAGAAGCAAAataaggaaaaggagaaggatGACGACAAAATATATGTCCATTCTCCAGTGTTTGGAGATTCTTCTGTTGCCATGCCTATGTCTTTCATGACAGGCTCCATCATCGGAAAAAGGTTCTACACGGAGGTCACTACCAGAATGGCAGATGATGGGAATGGTTGGACTGTTATGCTTGATTACAGAACTCTCAAGACACCATCCAAGAGGCCTCTCAAGCTCCCCACGTTAGCATTAGCCAAGGCAGTTGCTGCTGAATGGGAATACcag GAAACAGATGGGATCAGACCTTTCACTATGCCTCTCATGCGACTTGCATGTACTGCACTGGAAAGGGTCCCATTAACTCGACCCAAAGTGATCGACAATCTGATGAAAAAGTTTCATCAAGACTTAGTGTTTTGCCGTGCTCCAGATGATAATGACCTAACCAGTGGCATCTCTG AAAGACAAGTGGAAGTGATTGATCCTTTCTTTGATTGGGTAGAAAAGGAGTTTGGTTTCAGGCCTCTTGTATACACTAGCCTTTTTGGTGGAAAGCAGGATGATGGTCTTGTTGCTGCTGTTCAAGACCTTTTAAAGAAAACTAACAATTGGGAATTAGCTTCAATTGATGCTATGGCTGCCGCTGCTCACTCTTTACTCATCTCATTGGGAATCTTTCGAGGGCACCTTCAAATTGAGGAAGCCATAAAATTAATTAGACTTGAAGAAGATATGCAG GTTGATAAATGGGGACTTGTTGAAGGTGGTCATGATGTTGACATTGCAGATCTCCGGGTTCAGATATCCTCCGCAGCTGCGCTTTTAGGCCTTTCACAActgcaataa
- the LOC116264459 gene encoding autophagy-related protein 8C-like, which translates to MAKSSFKSEQPLEKRQAEAARIREKYPDRIPVIVEKADKSDIPDIDKKKYLVPADLTIGQFVYVVRKRIKLSAEKAIFIFVKNVLPPTGAMMSTIYEEHKDDDGFLYMTYSGENTFGAF; encoded by the exons ATGGCGAAGAGTTCGTTCAAGTCAGAGCAGCCGTTAG AAAAAAGACAGGCAGAAGCTGCTCGGATCAGGGAGAAATATCCTGATAGGATACCA GTTATTGTTGAAAAGGCTGACAAAAGTGATATACCAGATATTGACAAGAAAAA ATATCTAGTTCCAGCTGATCTTACTATTGGGCAATTTGTGTATGTTGTTAGAAAGAGAATAAAGCTCAGTGCTGAGAAGGCCATCTTCATATTTGTCAAGAATGTTTTGCCACCCACTG GTGCAATGATGTCAACGATATACGAGGAACATAAAGATGACGATGGTTTTCTTTACATGACCTACAGTGGGGAGAATACTTTTGGTGCATTCTAA